In one Arachis duranensis cultivar V14167 chromosome 9, aradu.V14167.gnm2.J7QH, whole genome shotgun sequence genomic region, the following are encoded:
- the LOC107467659 gene encoding uncharacterized protein LOC107467659, giving the protein MKGGKAANPLITFEHKRDAYGFTVRPQHLHRYREYANIYKEEEEERSDRWNSFLERQAESSDLTKEGLAADEDGAFGAKATEKESDVSSEKDGDGNESSTQKPGSDDAAENGSQKEGLPECESTKVHKVQLWTEIRPSLRTIEDMMRIRVKKKTVPIKDERNKKGVPKDESQSHTDDSKSVKGACEEDSDEEFYDVERSDPSSDAPPVDGTTSAPSNGIAADAASLEAPWKEELEVLVRGGVPMALRGELWQAFVGAKARRVEKYYQHLLALENDSESKTDQQSIQSAEDNGNTSADCIRVPEKWKGQIEKDLPRTFPGHPALDEDGRNALRRLLTAYARHNPSVGYCQAMNFFAGLLLLLMPEENAFWTLMGILDDYFDGYYSEEMIESQVDQLVFEELVRERFPKLVNHLDYLGVQVAWVTGPWFLSIFVNMLPWESVLRVWDVLLFEGNRVMLFRTAVALMELYGPALVTTKDAGDAVTLLQSLAGSTFDSSQLVLTACMGFQSINEARLQELRNKHRPSVIAAIEERSKGLKAWRDSHGLASKLFSFKHDPKSQQSGDMQVIGSLSRSESGSTNADEILISLTGEGEIDSVPDLHEQVAYLKVELCRILEEKRSAIIRAEELEIALMEMVKQDNRRQLSAKVEQLEQEVAELRQALSDKQEQETAMLEVLMRVEQEQKVTEDARRFAEQDAAAQRYAVQVLQSKYEEATAALGEMEKRAVMAESMLEATLQYQSGQAKAQPSPRSLQPESPASRNNQEPTIDIPPRRVSLLSRWRDRNKGKEESADGKPNVEEQCMGNPKVEEQSMGKPKVEEQSKEQPIVEEQSMGKPTVEEQSAVNHQEGNGLKVEDEIRKEDNA; this is encoded by the exons GGATGCGTATGGGTTCACCGTGCGGCCTCAGCACCTGCACAGATATCGAGAATATGCTAACATATACAAG gaggaagaagaggaaaggTCAGATCGGTGGAACTCATTTCTAGAACGGCAGGCCGAGTCTTCTGACTTGACCAAGGAAGGATTGGCTGCGGATGAAGATGGAGCTTTCGGGGCTAAAGccacagagaaagaatctgatGTTAGCTCAGAGAAAGATGGTGATGGAAATGAGTCGAGCACCCAAAAGCCTGGTTCTGATGATGCAGCTGAAAATGGTAGTCAAAAAGAGGGCTTACCAGAATGTGAATCCACAAAAGTTCATAAAGTTCAATTATGGACAGAGATAAGACCATCTCTTCGCACTATTGAAGATATGATGAGGATCCGTGTGAAGAAGAAAACCGTGCCAATAAAAGatgaaagaaacaagaaaggtGTGCCAAAAGATGAATCGCAATCTCACACTGACGATTCTAAGTCCGTAAAGGGAGCATGTGAGGAAGACTCTGATGAGGAGTTCTATGATGTTGAGAGGTCTGACCCTAGTTCAGATGCCCCTCCTGTTGATGGCACAACAAGTGCCCCATCTAATGGTATTgctgctgatgcagcatcactAGAGGCTCCATGGAAAGAAGAGTTGGAAGTTCTTGTTCGTGGGGGAGTGCCAATGGCTCTGAGGGGAGAG CTTTGGCAAGCTTTTGTGGGTGCGAAAGCAAGGCGGGTGGAAAAGTATTATCAGCATTTGCTGGCTCTAGAGAATGACTCTGAAAGTAAAACTGATCAGCAAAGCATTCAGTCAGCTGAGGATAATGGGAACACTAGTGCTGATTGCATACGTGTGCCAGAAAAATGGAAAGGACAGATTGAGAAG GATCTGCCTCGGACCTTTCCTGGCCATCCTGCCCTTGATGAGGACGGTAGAAATGCTTTGAGGCGATTACTTACTGCATATGCTCGACATAATCCTTCAGTTGGTTATTGTcag GCCATGAATTTTTTTGCGGGATTATTGCTGCTATTGAtgcctgaagaaaatgccttcTG GACCTTGATGGGCATTTtagatgattattttgatgGCTATTATTCAGAGGAAATGATAGAGTCTCAG GTCGATCAACTTGTTTTTGAGGAGTTGGTACGGGAGAGGTTTCCGAAATTgg TCAATCATCTGGATTATCTGGGAGTGCAAGTAGCATGGGTTACTGGACCGTGGTTCCTTTCCATTTTTGTGAACATGCTTCCTTGGGAAAGTG TTCTTCGAGTGTGGGACGTGCTTCTTTTTGAAGGAAACCGAGTCATGCTATTTAGAACTGCTGTTGCTTTAATGGAGCTATATG GTCCTGCGTTGGTAACAACTAAGGATGCTGGAGATGCAGTCACTTTACTCCAGTCCTTGGCTGGCTCCACATTTGATAGCAGCCAGCTTGTATTGACAGCTTGTATGGGTTTCCAAAGTATAAATGAAGCAAGATTGCAAGAGCTGAGGAATAAACATCGGCCATCGGTAATAGCTGCTATTGAAGAAAGATCGAAAGGGCTTAAAGCTTGGAGGGATTCACATGGTTTGGCATCAAAACTATTTAGCTTTAAACACGATCCTAAATCACAGCAGTCAGGTGATATGCAAGTGATTGGGAGTTTGTCGCGATCAGAATCTGGCTCAACAAATGCAGATGAGATTCTGATTAGTCTGACAGGAGAGGGTGAGATAGATTCCGTTCCAGACCTCCATGAGCAG GTTGCCTATCTGAAGGTTGAACTATGCAGAATACTAGAGGAGAAAAGATCAGCTATTATTCG AGCAGAGGAGCTTGAAATAGCACTAATGGAGATGGTCAAGCAGGATAACAGGCGGCAACTAAGTGCCAAG GTTGAGCAATTGGAGCAAGAGGTTGCTGAGCTTCGGCAGGCACTTTCTGATAAACAAGAACAGGAAACTGCAATGCTTGAG GTCTTGATGCGGGTGGAGCAAGAGCAAAAGGTGACGGAGGATGCTCGCAGGTTTGCGGAGCAAGATGCAGCAGCACAAAGATATGCTGTCCAAGTGCTTCAG TCAAAGTATGAAGAAGCAACTGCTGCACTTGGTGAAATGGAGAAGAGGGCAGTTATGGCAGAATCTATGCTTGAGGCTACATTGCAGTATCAGTCCGGTCAGGCTAAAGCACAACCATCACCACG ATCTTTGCAACCAGAATCTCCTGCATCAAGAAACAATCAGGAGCCTACAATCGACATCCCACCTAGGAGGGTTAGTTTGCTTTCTCGATGGCGTGATCGAAACAAG GGGAAAGAAGAGTCAGCTGATGGAAAGCCCAATGTTGAGGAGCAATGTATGGGAAACCCCAAGGTTGAGGAGCAAAGTATGGGAAAGCCCAAGGTGGAGGAACAAAGTAAGGAACAGCCCATTGTGGAGGAACAGAGTATGGGAAAGCCCACTGTTGAGGAACAAAGTGCAGTGAACCACCAAGAAGGAAATGGCCTTAAAGTAGAGGATGAGATTAGGAAAGAAGATAATGCCTAG